One Serpentinicella alkaliphila DNA segment encodes these proteins:
- the nrdR gene encoding transcriptional regulator NrdR — protein MNCPFCNHYDSKVVDSRPTEEGQAIRRRRECMACSKRFTTYEKIEQIPLMVVKKSGNREAFNSNKVMNGILKACEKRPVSLNDIEKIVDDVEKEVYNSMEKEITTELIGELIIERIKRLDEVAYVRFASVYREFKDINTFIGELKKLLDEKGN, from the coding sequence ATGAACTGTCCATTTTGTAATCATTATGATAGTAAGGTAGTTGATTCAAGACCTACTGAGGAAGGACAAGCAATAAGACGTAGAAGAGAGTGTATGGCTTGTTCTAAAAGGTTTACTACTTATGAAAAAATAGAACAAATTCCTCTAATGGTTGTAAAAAAGAGTGGGAATAGAGAGGCTTTTAATAGTAATAAAGTAATGAATGGAATACTTAAAGCTTGTGAGAAGCGACCAGTTTCCTTAAATGATATAGAGAAAATAGTAGATGATGTAGAAAAAGAAGTATATAATTCGATGGAAAAGGAAATAACAACAGAGCTAATTGGAGAACTTATAATAGAGCGAATTAAACGATTAGATGAGGTTGCTTATGTTCGATTTGCATCAGTTTATAGGGAATTTAAAGATATTAATACATTCATTGGTGAGTTAAAAAAACTATTAGATGAAAAAGGAAATTAA
- a CDS encoding response regulator — MLKKKILIVDDEEHILELIKFNLEKNGFEVLSSDNGEDCIQILEGNSVDLLVLDLMLPGMDGIDVCKEIRKIDKFNNLPIIMLTAKGEETDRILGLELGADDYITKPFSVRELVARIKAVLRRTDTKGIDKQKILKLKGISLDTEKHEVTVDGNLVDLTLKEFELLKMLIANRGKVLSRNTLLDDIWGFDYFGETRTVDVHIRHLRKKIGDDETGEYIETIRGVGYKMK, encoded by the coding sequence ATGCTAAAGAAAAAAATACTAATAGTCGATGATGAAGAGCATATTTTAGAATTGATTAAGTTTAATCTAGAAAAAAACGGTTTTGAGGTCCTTTCTAGTGATAATGGAGAGGATTGCATACAAATACTAGAGGGCAATAGTGTTGACCTATTAGTATTGGACCTGATGTTACCTGGTATGGATGGTATTGATGTCTGTAAGGAAATTCGGAAAATAGATAAATTTAATAATTTACCTATTATTATGCTTACTGCAAAGGGTGAGGAAACAGACAGAATATTAGGCTTAGAATTAGGAGCAGATGATTATATTACTAAACCCTTTAGTGTACGAGAATTAGTTGCTAGAATTAAGGCTGTTTTAAGAAGAACAGACACTAAAGGAATTGATAAGCAGAAGATATTAAAGCTTAAGGGTATATCTTTAGATACTGAGAAGCATGAGGTAACTGTGGATGGTAATTTAGTAGATTTAACATTGAAGGAATTTGAACTATTAAAAATGCTAATTGCAAATCGAGGTAAAGTATTATCTAGAAACACACTTCTCGATGACATTTGGGGTTTTGATTATTTTGGAGAGACAAGAACAGTTGATGTGCATATAAGACATCTACGTAAAAAAATTGGTGATGATGAAACCGGGGAGTATATCGAAACAATCCGGGGAGTCGGATACAAGATGAAGTAG
- the pnpS gene encoding two-component system histidine kinase PnpS, whose translation MQRKLFITFSVILLLAILLTGFLSMHLIRSSYLDELEVRLVSNGRLIEQQLEKDKTILTNLTRLRNIVHDYGKITESRITIIDIDGNVLADSFVETGVIENHINRPEVQSALNGEVGRSVRKSKTVNIDMLYVSLPLRQIGENSIIIRLAVDLMEIERINGILFRYVGISIIFGLLISLITGFRVINKIIEPIKEITKVSKKISEGHLNRKVHVISNDEIGELADNFNIMASKLKFTIEELSNSNTKFKALLTSMVNPIIAIDNKRNVIVINPAAETLFNVNAQEVIGKHILEIVRNNALDETFKNIFLSNTETKVEIQIKDPDIKTLKIYTNLIKLEDDPNKTIGLVAIIEDVTEIRKLEKMRSDFVANVSHELRTPLTSISGFVETLKSGAIDDEKTKMRFLDIIEIETERLRRLIDDILTLSEIENTKRSQKQDFNTTELIAEVEQIIMPIATNKNVEVVSEIEQGLPMITGNPDWFKQMLINLMDNAIKYTPEGGLVNLSAYSKYNKIIISVKDTGIGIPKQDIPRLFERFYRIDKARTRKIGGTGLGLAIVKHIALSFNATIKVNSDLGKGTEFIIIIPTKA comes from the coding sequence ATGCAAAGAAAATTGTTTATTACATTTTCAGTTATACTCCTGTTAGCAATTCTGCTAACAGGATTTTTGTCTATGCATCTAATACGATCTAGCTATTTAGATGAATTAGAGGTTAGACTTGTTTCTAATGGAAGGCTAATAGAACAGCAGTTGGAAAAGGATAAAACAATTCTAACAAATTTAACTAGGCTTAGGAATATCGTTCATGATTATGGAAAAATAACAGAATCAAGGATTACGATTATAGATATTGATGGAAATGTGTTAGCAGATAGCTTTGTAGAAACCGGTGTTATTGAAAACCATATAAATAGGCCTGAGGTACAGTCTGCTCTAAATGGTGAAGTTGGAAGATCAGTACGTAAAAGTAAGACTGTTAATATTGATATGTTATATGTGTCCCTTCCTTTAAGGCAGATAGGTGAAAATTCTATAATCATTAGGTTAGCTGTTGACTTAATGGAAATAGAGAGAATCAATGGTATATTGTTTAGATATGTAGGTATTTCAATAATTTTTGGCCTGCTAATTTCTCTAATAACTGGTTTTAGGGTTATTAACAAGATAATTGAGCCTATTAAAGAAATAACAAAAGTCTCTAAAAAGATATCTGAAGGCCATCTAAATAGAAAGGTCCACGTAATATCAAACGATGAAATAGGGGAATTAGCTGATAATTTTAATATAATGGCTTCAAAACTAAAATTTACTATTGAGGAATTATCAAATAGCAATACTAAGTTTAAGGCTCTATTAACTAGTATGGTTAATCCAATAATAGCCATAGATAATAAAAGAAATGTTATTGTAATTAATCCAGCAGCTGAAACTTTATTTAATGTAAATGCTCAGGAGGTAATTGGGAAGCACATTTTAGAAATAGTTAGAAATAATGCGTTAGATGAAACATTTAAAAACATTTTTTTAAGTAATACAGAAACGAAGGTTGAAATACAAATAAAAGACCCTGATATAAAAACATTAAAGATATATACCAATCTTATAAAGTTAGAGGATGACCCAAATAAAACTATTGGGCTAGTAGCTATAATAGAGGATGTAACAGAAATAAGAAAGCTTGAAAAAATGAGATCAGACTTTGTTGCAAATGTTTCTCACGAGCTTAGAACTCCATTGACATCAATAAGTGGTTTTGTTGAGACATTAAAATCTGGAGCAATAGATGATGAAAAAACAAAAATGAGATTTTTAGATATTATTGAAATAGAGACCGAAAGATTAAGACGGTTAATTGATGATATATTAACTCTATCTGAAATTGAAAATACTAAAAGATCTCAGAAACAAGATTTTAATACAACTGAACTAATTGCAGAAGTTGAGCAAATAATTATGCCAATAGCAACAAATAAAAATGTTGAGGTAGTATCAGAAATTGAGCAGGGTCTACCTATGATTACTGGTAATCCAGATTGGTTTAAACAAATGCTAATTAATCTTATGGATAATGCCATAAAATATACACCAGAGGGAGGATTAGTTAATTTAAGTGCCTACTCGAAATATAATAAAATCATTATAAGTGTAAAGGATACAGGCATTGGAATACCTAAACAGGATATACCAAGATTATTTGAAAGGTTTTATAGAATAGATAAAGCTAGAACTAGAAAAATAGGTGGAACTGGATTAGGTTTAGCTATAGTTAAGCATATAGCTTTATCCTTTAATGCAACAATTAAGGTAAATAGTGATCTTGGAAAAGGAACAGAGTTTATAATTATTATTCCAACAAAAGCTTAA